The Sulfurimonas aquatica genomic sequence GGTTTATCAACTACAACTATGTCATCATTCTCAAAAATTGGTTTTGCTTTTTCGACTTTGATAACTCTGAAGTTAGTATTTACATCTATCTCTCCACGGGCTATCATTACTTTTTTATTTCCAACATATACAAGCCCACGATCTATCATCGACTTTGCTTCACCGTTTGAAATATTCTCTTGTAGTGCTAATATCTTATATGCTTTTTCTAATGCCATTTTATGCCACCTTATTTTTAATTTCTTCTATTTTTTCAATAATAGGTTTTAAATCTATCTTTTGCTCAACTAAAGAGACAGGAAGTTCTTTAGTCTTTAAGAGAGCCTTGTGAATATAATCACTTTTTACATACTGGACATGGTGCACGTACTTAAAAAGCTCTTTTTGGTGAAAAAAGTGCTCTCCCGTAATAATTTTACAGCCAAAATATGCAGGTTCTAGGGGATTATGTCCACCAACATCATCTCTAAATGCTCCACCAAGTATCGCTATATCGCCAATAGCGTAGAGGTTGTTTAGTTCTCCCATCATATCACATAAAATTAAGTCTGTAGATAGCTTTTTATCTTGTGAAAAACGAGAAAGTGTTAAAGAGCTCCCTTTTGAGTACTTTTGCATTAGCGTATAAACTATCTCAAATCTTTCAGGATGACGAGGAACTATTACAATCTTAGCATTTGAGCTTTTTTTGTACTCGATAAAAGCTTTTATGATAGACTCTTCTTCACTTTCATGTGTACTTCCAGCTATTATTAACTCTTCATCAGGCTTGAGATACTCTTTTGATTTAGTAATCTCACCAGCTAATTTGATATTACCAACAACTTCTATGTTTCTTGCGCCAAGTGCTAAAAACCTATTTTTATCTACTTCACTTTGCGCATAAACAATCTCAACACAATTTAAAAGTTTTTTATAAAACCATGCAAATTGCAAATACTTATCTACGCTTTTGTCAGATATTCTTGCGTTTAATAAAATCACTTTAGCACCTCTAGCTTTTGCTAAAGTGAAAAGTATATACCAGAATTCAGCTTCCAGAACAACAAGAACTTTTTGTTTCGTAATCCAAAATGGTAAAAACATTTCATAAGGTAAGAATCTTAACTCTTTATCATACTTCTTTGCTTCATCAAACCCAGTCTGAGTTATAGTAGTTATTACTATATCTTCACTTTTTAAAAGCTCGATTATTGGTTTTAATGCTCTTGCTTCACCAAGTGAACATACATGAAACCATATATTTTCTTTTGATATGAAACGAGAGTTGTTAAAAAGAAAGAAACGTGAGGGAATTGACTTTTTGTATTTCGATTTAAACGATAAGTAGATGATAAGTGGTAGTGCTACTAAAAAAAGCACTACACTCAAAATGTAGTAAAGTAAAAAAAATGGCTTCAAGCCTACTCTTCGTGAGCTTTCATATATAGTATACGACCGCAGTGAGGACATGTTGTAATATCTTCGCCTTTTATAACATCTGCATAAACTTTATCACCTATAACCATGTGACAACCCATACATGCTTGATCTTCAACAACTACAACGGTAGTGTTTTTAGCCCAACGACGAATCTTTTGATAAAAAGCAAGTCCCTTTTGATTCATAGTTCCAAGAAGCTTCTCTTTAGCTACAAATACTTCTTGTCTGGCTTTATTAATATTTTCAAGTTTTGCATCAACATCAGCTTTGACACTCTCAAGTTTTGCAGTAAGTTCTTTAAGAGAAGATTCTGCTACTTCAATTTGCTCTTTTTTAGCTTCTATTATTTTCTCAAGTCTTGCAATTTCTTCATTCGCAAATGTTACTTGTTCTTTTGCTATCTCTTCTTCAAGTTGAAGTGATTTCATCTCACGTTCAGTTTTGATTTCACCGCTCTTTTTAGAGTTTTCTTCAAGTTTTTGTGAAAGTTCAGCAAGGTGAAGTTCATTTTTTGATTTTTTTAACTCTTCATCTTTAATTTCAGTAGTTAAATTCTCAATATCTGATTCAATACTTTGAGTTTTTGCAAGTGCTGCTTCATAATTATAGTTTGCTTCTTCAATTTGAGGTTCAAAAGCATCGATATCTTTATCCACTATTGATAGGTCGATGAGTTGCTGAAGGTGATTGTTCATTGGTGTCCTTTAGGGGTGTTTACTTTTTCCATTAGTACAAAAAAATACTTAAATATATGTAAATGGATTTTCTGATGACGCAATTATAACTTCTAAACCTAAATTTTTCAAATGCTTTTGCATAATTTGTGCAAAAAAGTGCTCACTTTCATAATGACCAATGTCAATTAATGATAAATTTATACTTTTTGCTTCCATAGCATCATGATATTTTACATCTCCAGTCAAAAAACAATCTGCATCTAAACTTTTCATTAATGAGCATCCCGAACCAGTTGTCAGTGCGACTTTTCTAACTCTATTGGAGGTTTTAACGCATCTAGCATGTGAGAGCCCAAATGCCTTAGATACCTTAGATGCAAAAACATCAAAATCCTCATCAATCTCCAAGTACGCGACAAACCCATCTTTTTTTGCAATTTTATAACCTAGTATCTCTGTTGCTACATACTCATTTAGATGTGTTTGATCAAAATTTGTATGCATCGCTATATTAGAAATATTTTTTTTAACCATTTTCTGAATAAGATTTGCTGGATATTTACTAAATTGTAACTGCTTTAGGCCACCAAAAATAATAGGATGATGAGTTATTAATAGTGTATTTTCTGACAAAGAGTCTATAAGTGCTTCGTCTACATCAATGCTCAAGGCAATTGTAGAAATTTCTTCTTTAAAGTCCCCAATTAATAAGCCTGAGTTATCCCAAGACTCTTGTAGTTCAAATGGAGAAAGTTCATTTAAAAACTTATAAATTTCTAAAATTTTCATATTTTCCTCACTATTGTAGTTTCGCCAACTCTTCTTTTGCCTCAGTAAAGCCTGCATCGATCTCTATTGCTTTCATATACATGCTTTTAGCCTCATCAAAGCTTTTCATATCTACAAGAAGATTGCCATAATTATAATAAGTGATTTTATCATTTTCATCAAGTGCTATAGATGCGTTTAGATGCATTCTCGCTGATGCATACTCTTTATCTTTTCTATAAAGTGAAGCAAGAGCTTGATGAATATATGGATTTTCCTTATCAAGGGCTAATGCCTCTTTATAATAATCTAATGCTTCGTCATTTCTCTCTTGAAGCGCTAGATTATAACCCATTTTAAAAATTGTATCAGCATTATTGGGTGCTTTAATATTTGCTTCACTGTAGATAGCCAGTGCTTTTTGTAAATCACCTTCACTCATCGCCTCATCAGCCTTATCAATAAGTGAACTAGAGTCAAAGGTAGAAAACGCTTCTGCCGTTCTTTGAGGCTCACCTGAAGCACTCTCATCTAGCTCTTGTGGATCTTTAAGTGTCTGTACATGTTCGTATATTTTATATGCAAAAAATGCTGAGGCTCCAAGCATAAGTAGTTGAAAAAATGTCATTTATATTCCTTGAGATTTATTATAGCAAGTTGTTGTTAAACAGTGAGATAAGTTGAAGTGGGTCAACTTGAATGCCATTTATTCTTGCAGAGAAGTGTAAATGAGGACCAGTAACTCTTCCAGTGCTTCCAGAGAGTCCTAAGACATCTCCTTTTTTTACTACTTGAGCCACTTTTACATTAAAAGCGCTCATATGGAAATAGCATGTATATATTCCCTGTCCATGATCAAGTAAAACTGTTCCTCCGGAGTAAAACCTTTTCTTTACAAGTACAACTTTACCATCGTTTGCAGCTAAAATAGGAGTAGGTGTTTTAGCCCTGAAGTCTGTCCCACTATGATAGCCTTTAAGTGATCCATTATAGACCCTAGCCTTACCGAAGTCACTAGTGATATTACTATCAATAGGAAGAATAAATTTTGATTCTAAATAATTATATGAAGATATCGTATTGTAGATTTTCATTGCTTCATGATACTCTTTAGAAATTCTTTTCTTTACTTCTTTATCTTGTGGATTAACCTTTGAGCTTTGTACATGAATCTCTTCTTTTTCATACTTGGCGTCTTTTACTTTGATGGATGTAGACAAAGACTCTTTTTTGCCATCTTTTATATATGAAATAATCAACTTTTTATCTGATGGCTTTTCATAATAACTTATTGGAATCAGAGCATAATATTTTGATTTATCTTTTGCTAACTTAGATATTTTAAATCTTTTTTTACCAAGCTGAACATTTTTATACTCTATCGTTTTATCTTGTTCAAATGTTAAGAGTGCTGTTCTTCCATTTTCAACATTAGAATCTAGTATCTTAAAATCGAGAGCTACAAGTGATGAAAAAATAGTTAATATAACGAGTAAACACCTCATCAATATTCCTTCATTGACCTTGCAATATCTCTTTTTTGATCTTTCTCTTTTAAATCATTGCGTTTGTCATGGAGTTGCTTTCCCTTTGCAATTGCAATTTGTAGTTTTGCAATGTTTCTATCGTTAAAGTAAAGTTGCAGAGGTACTATTGTATATCCGTCACGATTAACAGCTTTGAGCATCTTTTGTATCTGTTTTTTGTGAAGTAATAACTTTCTGCTCCCTCTCTCTTCATGTCCATAAAAGTGATGTGTAGTTTCTAGTCTTCCTATATGAGCGTTAAAAAGAATTGGCTCATCTTTTACAAACTTTATAAAACTATCTTTTAGGTTCACACGCTTAGCTCGCAGACCCTTAACCTCACTTCCTAAAAGAACAAGCCCTGCTTCAAACTTCTCTTCTACAAAAAAATCATGATAAGCTTTTTTATTTTTTGCTATCGTTTCACCCATTTTCTATACACTGTCCTCTAATATTTTAAAAAAACTACTGCCACTACCACTAAAGTAATAGCCACTTTTATAATAATCTTTTAGCCCTGGATACTCTTGGAGTGCAGGTTTAAAGAGATCATTTGCCTCATCTGCACTCATACTTTTTAGAGCTTCAATAGAGCTCGTATGTTTAAGTTCATCTGTTTTAAATCCATCTATAGGATTATAAAAATCCTCTCTATACACAGTGTATACACGGGGAGTACTTATCTCTACCTGTGGTGTATAAGTTTCTATGTTTAAAAGCTCTTCATTAAACTCTTCTACTACTTCACCTATTCCACTTACATTTGCACTATCATACCCATAAATAAAAAATGGAACGTCCGCACCCACTTTTAAGCCAATAGCTGCAAGCTCATTCAAACTAAGACCTAAGTCTAAAACACTATTGCACATTTTTAAAAAAGTTGCTGCATCACTACTCCCACCACCAAGACCTGCAAATGCTGGAATATTTTTACTCACCTTAATGGCATATTTTTTCATTAGATTTTCAAGTGATTGAGAGTTTGTAGCCTCTTTTAAAGCAAAATAAGCTTTATAAATTGTATTTTGCTCAGTTGCACAAGCAAAAGAGCCCACTATTTTAAACTCGCCCTCTTTCGCATCAGTCTCTTCTTTTAAAATAAATTCTAATTCATCATATAGATTTTTTACCTTCATAAAACGCGAAATAATTTCATGATAATTGTCTCTAGAACCAGTAATTTTTAGGAAAATATTTACCTTGGCATAGGCTCTATATTTTTTCATAAATTTATCTACTTGCCACTTAACAGCTTACTTAAAGTACCCAGAACTGAGCTATCAACATCTTTACTTGATGCAGCAATATTACCCTCTTTAATCTCTTGAAGTAATTCATCACGTATAATAGAAATATTTTTTGGAGCGTCAATTCCAAGTTTTACCACACCATTTTCCAATGATACGACTTTGACTATTATATTATCCCCAATAACAATTGACTCATCTTGTTTTCTTGCCAATACTAACATTCTATCCTACCTAATTCATATTTTACTTTATCTTCAACAATCGTAATAATAGAAATATAATCGCCATTATCCAACCAATACGTTCCTAATTCTTGAACTTCTAAATCTTCTAAAGCAAGAACTCTTCCATATCTGATATTTTCATAATCGCCTAGATAAAAATTCTGTTTTATATTAAGCGATTTTTTAATATCTAAAGCTTTTTCATCATCATATATAAACTGACCCTCGTTGAGTCTTTCTAACGCGCTAAGACTGGCCTCTTGCACCCCTAAACGCTGAGCAATGATTCTTCCTAATGAACGAATGTATGTGCCTTCACTAACAGTGGCCTCAAATGTCACAAAGGGGTGAGAGTAATTTACTAACTTAGTCTCGTGTATTGTTGAGTTAATTTTATTTAAAATTACTTCTTTACCTGCACGAGCTAAATCATAAGCACGTTGTCCATTTATGCGTTTAGCACTAAAAATAGGTGGTTCATACTCTAATTCACCCTCTAAGGATTTAATAGTTTCCACAACCAATGACATAGGAAGTTCATTTAAAATATCAACATTTTCAATCATCTCTGTATCTAGCGAATCACTCTTTGCGCCAAGCCAAAGGGTAGCACGATAAGACTTTGGCGTTTTATTTAAAAATCTAAAGAGTTTTGTATGAGACCCAAAACCTATTAGCAAAACACCCTTTGCAAATGGATCTAGCGTTCCCGAAAAGCCCGCTTTTTTAGTATTATACTTACGTTTTAATTTTGAAAGAAAAAAATTAGAGCCGATCCCCGATGGCTTATAGGCAACAAAAAGACGATTCATAATCTTTCTACAAATGATGCGAGGATATCGCGTTTAGTCCCCGCAAAATTTATGTTGAGTTTAAACTCACGTCCAGCTCTACTTACGCCAGCGACTCGACCAGTTCCAAAGACTTTATGTCTTACTAAATCACCTTTTTTAAATGCTGTGTTTTTTTCTACAATTAAAGAGCCATCACAAAGTCCCGCTTCATTGAAAAACCTACTTTTTTGTAGATCACTTCTTCTACCCTTATAAAATCTACTTGCGGCATGTGAAAGCGTAAGCGTCTCTTTCGCACGAGTCATCGAAACGTATCCTAAACGTCTCTCCTCTTCTAAATCACTCCCATCGCCGATAAGAGGTAAAAAGCCTTCTTCTAATCCTATAATAAACACATGTTCAAACTCAAGCCCTTTTGATGCATGTATGCTCATCATATAAATACTTTCACCTTCAACTTGGTCCTGCTCACTCTGAAGTGTCAACTCATTTAAAAACTCATCTAAAGAGCTATCTGGCGATTTTTTAATGAAGTCTCTGAATAGACCGTAAAACTCATCCATATTTAAAATTCTATCGGACTCGTCTTGTGTCCCTTTATATATATCTTTTAAATGAAATGTATCTTCAAGTAGATCAATAAACTCATAAGTCGACTCAAGTGCAGCTTTAGCAACCATGTCAATATTTTTCACAAACTCTTTAAGTGTCAGAGAGTTTTTCTTTTTAACAAGTCCCTCTAGAGTACTTATATCAGAGTTTTTTATATACTCATAAATAGATGTTTCATTTGCATGAGCTGCTAGTTCTATTTTATCAACACTTGCTTTTCCAAGTCCGCGTTTAGGCTTGTTTACTATGCGTTTCAAAGAGAAGTCATCATGGTTATTAGTAATAACCCTTATATAAGAGATAAGATCTTTAATCTCTGCACG encodes the following:
- the waaA gene encoding lipid IV(A) 3-deoxy-D-manno-octulosonic acid transferase, whose translation is MKPFFLLYYILSVVLFLVALPLIIYLSFKSKYKKSIPSRFFLFNNSRFISKENIWFHVCSLGEARALKPIIELLKSEDIVITTITQTGFDEAKKYDKELRFLPYEMFLPFWITKQKVLVVLEAEFWYILFTLAKARGAKVILLNARISDKSVDKYLQFAWFYKKLLNCVEIVYAQSEVDKNRFLALGARNIEVVGNIKLAGEITKSKEYLKPDEELIIAGSTHESEEESIIKAFIEYKKSSNAKIVIVPRHPERFEIVYTLMQKYSKGSSLTLSRFSQDKKLSTDLILCDMMGELNNLYAIGDIAILGGAFRDDVGGHNPLEPAYFGCKIITGEHFFHQKELFKYVHHVQYVKSDYIHKALLKTKELPVSLVEQKIDLKPIIEKIEEIKNKVA
- a CDS encoding zinc ribbon domain-containing protein, which produces MNNHLQQLIDLSIVDKDIDAFEPQIEEANYNYEAALAKTQSIESDIENLTTEIKDEELKKSKNELHLAELSQKLEENSKKSGEIKTEREMKSLQLEEEIAKEQVTFANEEIARLEKIIEAKKEQIEVAESSLKELTAKLESVKADVDAKLENINKARQEVFVAKEKLLGTMNQKGLAFYQKIRRWAKNTTVVVVEDQACMGCHMVIGDKVYADVIKGEDITTCPHCGRILYMKAHEE
- a CDS encoding Nif3-like dinuclear metal center hexameric protein, with the protein product MKILEIYKFLNELSPFELQESWDNSGLLIGDFKEEISTIALSIDVDEALIDSLSENTLLITHHPIIFGGLKQLQFSKYPANLIQKMVKKNISNIAMHTNFDQTHLNEYVATEILGYKIAKKDGFVAYLEIDEDFDVFASKVSKAFGLSHARCVKTSNRVRKVALTTGSGCSLMKSLDADCFLTGDVKYHDAMEAKSINLSLIDIGHYESEHFFAQIMQKHLKNLGLEVIIASSENPFTYI
- a CDS encoding tetratricopeptide repeat protein, which codes for MTFFQLLMLGASAFFAYKIYEHVQTLKDPQELDESASGEPQRTAEAFSTFDSSSLIDKADEAMSEGDLQKALAIYSEANIKAPNNADTIFKMGYNLALQERNDEALDYYKEALALDKENPYIHQALASLYRKDKEYASARMHLNASIALDENDKITYYNYGNLLVDMKSFDEAKSMYMKAIEIDAGFTEAKEELAKLQ
- a CDS encoding M23 family metallopeptidase; its protein translation is MRCLLVILTIFSSLVALDFKILDSNVENGRTALLTFEQDKTIEYKNVQLGKKRFKISKLAKDKSKYYALIPISYYEKPSDKKLIISYIKDGKKESLSTSIKVKDAKYEKEEIHVQSSKVNPQDKEVKKRISKEYHEAMKIYNTISSYNYLESKFILPIDSNITSDFGKARVYNGSLKGYHSGTDFRAKTPTPILAANDGKVVLVKKRFYSGGTVLLDHGQGIYTCYFHMSAFNVKVAQVVKKGDVLGLSGSTGRVTGPHLHFSARINGIQVDPLQLISLFNNNLL
- the smpB gene encoding SsrA-binding protein SmpB → MGETIAKNKKAYHDFFVEEKFEAGLVLLGSEVKGLRAKRVNLKDSFIKFVKDEPILFNAHIGRLETTHHFYGHEERGSRKLLLHKKQIQKMLKAVNRDGYTIVPLQLYFNDRNIAKLQIAIAKGKQLHDKRNDLKEKDQKRDIARSMKEY
- a CDS encoding 4-(cytidine 5'-diphospho)-2-C-methyl-D-erythritol kinase gives rise to the protein MKKYRAYAKVNIFLKITGSRDNYHEIISRFMKVKNLYDELEFILKEETDAKEGEFKIVGSFACATEQNTIYKAYFALKEATNSQSLENLMKKYAIKVSKNIPAFAGLGGGSSDAATFLKMCNSVLDLGLSLNELAAIGLKVGADVPFFIYGYDSANVSGIGEVVEEFNEELLNIETYTPQVEISTPRVYTVYREDFYNPIDGFKTDELKHTSSIEALKSMSADEANDLFKPALQEYPGLKDYYKSGYYFSGSGSSFFKILEDSV
- the csrA gene encoding carbon storage regulator CsrA, with amino-acid sequence MLVLARKQDESIVIGDNIIVKVVSLENGVVKLGIDAPKNISIIRDELLQEIKEGNIAASSKDVDSSVLGTLSKLLSGK
- the truB gene encoding tRNA pseudouridine(55) synthase TruB; this encodes MNRLFVAYKPSGIGSNFFLSKLKRKYNTKKAGFSGTLDPFAKGVLLIGFGSHTKLFRFLNKTPKSYRATLWLGAKSDSLDTEMIENVDILNELPMSLVVETIKSLEGELEYEPPIFSAKRINGQRAYDLARAGKEVILNKINSTIHETKLVNYSHPFVTFEATVSEGTYIRSLGRIIAQRLGVQEASLSALERLNEGQFIYDDEKALDIKKSLNIKQNFYLGDYENIRYGRVLALEDLEVQELGTYWLDNGDYISIITIVEDKVKYELGRIEC